The following coding sequences lie in one Mucilaginibacter sp. KACC 22773 genomic window:
- a CDS encoding HRDC domain-containing protein: MNETNPAMQMAFDYLETTNTVVFLTGKAGTGKTTFLQRVRQESKKKMAVVAPTGVAAINAGGMTIHSLFQIAFGPIIPAGNTRPEMHYSPEKKELLSSLELLIIDEVSMVRPDVLDQIDLILRNLKGTTQPFGGVQLLLIGDLSQLSPIIRDEEWMMLGRYYSTPYFFSSLVMQKAPYVKIELDHVYRQKEQAFVDILNEVRNQTISPGNLELLNARHQPGFRPTAEEPYITLTTHNSIAQQLNNEFVEALEGQEFEFAATIRGEFPKDAYPTETNLKLKIGAQVMFVKNDSSAEKLFYNGKIGVITRIEPDTVFVRCGQEEREIAVQALEWTNIKYQLEDQQINETNAGSFAQIPLKLAWSITIHKSQGLSFDKAIIDVSEAFAHGQAYVALSRCRTLSGMVLRNPIAANNIIGDPAVARFNEQAKSLKPDEERLERDRELYRQSLLAELFNFSGLQNRVTGFEEATPDMEKDIFNVSEKLSQQLATYQPERIQKAALYFKDKLAEATGNLHQQIPVLMGLSKDKETKAAKADKLIQWMMTRIALMDHFSGNTFTATTYLEEKRKAQDQAGSNQSNSYVKALNEKPNQQLFDQLMIWRDTAAERENIMPGMVLSEKTVATVAEKLPPTIKALGGIKGVGPQKATQYGPQLIAMIRSYLQETMGAEMEQGNLF; the protein is encoded by the coding sequence ATGAACGAGACAAACCCGGCAATGCAGATGGCTTTTGATTACCTGGAAACAACCAATACGGTTGTTTTTTTAACGGGTAAGGCAGGCACGGGTAAAACCACTTTTTTGCAGCGGGTACGGCAGGAATCAAAAAAGAAAATGGCTGTTGTAGCGCCTACGGGCGTAGCTGCTATTAATGCGGGCGGCATGACTATTCATTCGCTGTTCCAGATCGCCTTCGGCCCCATCATCCCGGCAGGGAATACCCGGCCCGAGATGCATTATAGCCCGGAAAAAAAGGAATTGCTTTCCAGCCTGGAGCTGCTTATCATTGATGAAGTAAGTATGGTTCGGCCCGATGTGCTTGACCAGATAGACCTCATACTACGAAACCTGAAAGGTACCACCCAACCTTTTGGCGGTGTACAGCTTTTGCTCATAGGCGATCTGTCGCAGCTAAGCCCCATCATCCGCGATGAGGAATGGATGATGCTTGGGCGGTATTATAGTACCCCCTATTTCTTCAGCAGCCTGGTGATGCAAAAAGCACCCTATGTAAAAATTGAACTGGATCATGTGTACAGGCAAAAAGAACAGGCCTTTGTTGATATCTTGAACGAAGTGCGTAACCAAACTATCAGCCCCGGTAACCTGGAGTTGCTGAATGCCCGGCACCAGCCCGGCTTTCGGCCAACGGCCGAAGAGCCTTACATCACCCTTACTACACATAACTCCATTGCCCAGCAACTGAACAACGAATTTGTGGAAGCATTGGAGGGGCAGGAGTTTGAATTTGCGGCTACTATCCGCGGCGAGTTCCCTAAGGATGCTTATCCAACTGAAACCAACCTGAAGCTTAAGATAGGTGCACAGGTAATGTTTGTGAAAAACGATAGCTCGGCCGAAAAGCTTTTTTATAATGGCAAAATAGGGGTGATCACCCGGATAGAACCCGATACTGTTTTTGTGCGCTGCGGGCAGGAAGAACGCGAAATTGCCGTACAGGCTTTGGAGTGGACCAATATTAAATACCAGCTGGAAGATCAGCAAATTAACGAGACCAATGCAGGCAGCTTTGCCCAGATCCCGCTTAAACTGGCCTGGTCTATCACCATTCATAAAAGCCAGGGCCTGAGTTTTGATAAAGCCATTATTGATGTAAGCGAGGCTTTTGCCCACGGGCAGGCATACGTAGCGCTCAGCCGTTGCCGAACCTTGTCGGGAATGGTATTGCGTAACCCTATTGCTGCAAATAATATTATTGGCGACCCCGCCGTTGCCCGTTTTAATGAGCAGGCAAAGTCCCTTAAACCGGATGAGGAAAGACTGGAACGCGATCGCGAGCTATATCGCCAATCGTTACTGGCCGAGTTGTTCAATTTCAGCGGTTTACAAAACCGGGTTACCGGGTTTGAAGAGGCGACGCCAGACATGGAAAAAGATATTTTTAACGTGTCCGAAAAGCTTTCCCAGCAATTAGCCACTTATCAGCCCGAACGCATCCAAAAAGCGGCCCTCTATTTCAAAGATAAGCTGGCTGAAGCCACCGGAAACCTCCATCAGCAAATCCCGGTGCTTATGGGCTTATCTAAAGATAAAGAAACCAAAGCAGCTAAAGCAGATAAACTGATTCAATGGATGATGACCCGAATCGCGTTAATGGACCATTTTTCTGGAAATACTTTTACCGCAACTACATATCTTGAAGAAAAGCGGAAGGCACAAGATCAGGCTGGTTCAAACCAATCAAACTCCTACGTTAAGGCTTTGAACGAAAAGCCAAATCAGCAACTTTTTGACCAACTGATGATTTGGCGCGATACCGCAGCTGAGAGGGAAAATATAATGCCGGGAATGGTATTATCAGAGAAGACGGTTGCCACTGTTGCCGAAAAATTGCCACCTACCATCAAAGCTTTGGGGGGTATAAAAGGAGTGGGACCGCAAAAAGCGACACAATATGGCCCGCAGCTTATCGCCATGATCCGGTCATATCTGCAGGAAACAATGGGTGCTGAAATGGAGCAGGGGAATTTGTTTTAG
- a CDS encoding DUF2461 domain-containing protein has product MSQPVLPLSAINFLTDLKNNNNREWFTAHKEFYQQQLGFVEGFVDAMLANLNLHDVIETPTGKKSMHRIYRDTRFGKDKTPYKTNWSGSFRRATKYRRGGYYYHFEPGNAFIACGFWAPNPQDLKRIRDDIAFDAKPLRNILNSAAFIKSFGTLRGETVKTAPKGYPADHEAIDLLRYKQYLVVHHFADEEFLSAGFFESICQALRDMRPFLDYMSEALVTDINGVID; this is encoded by the coding sequence ATGAGCCAACCTGTATTGCCCCTTTCTGCTATCAATTTTTTAACCGACCTAAAAAATAACAATAACCGGGAATGGTTTACCGCGCATAAGGAGTTTTACCAGCAACAGCTTGGTTTTGTAGAGGGTTTTGTAGATGCCATGCTGGCCAACTTAAACCTGCACGATGTTATTGAAACACCAACCGGCAAAAAAAGCATGCACCGCATTTACCGCGATACCCGGTTTGGTAAAGATAAAACGCCTTATAAAACCAATTGGAGCGGCAGTTTCAGGCGTGCCACCAAATACAGGCGCGGCGGGTACTATTACCATTTTGAGCCCGGGAATGCCTTTATTGCCTGCGGTTTTTGGGCGCCTAATCCGCAAGATTTAAAACGCATCAGGGATGATATTGCTTTTGATGCTAAGCCCTTGCGCAATATCCTCAACAGCGCAGCTTTTATCAAAAGCTTTGGCACGCTGCGTGGTGAAACTGTAAAAACCGCACCAAAAGGTTACCCTGCCGACCATGAAGCTATCGACTTGTTGCGGTACAAGCAATACCTGGTAGTGCACCACTTTGCCGACGAGGAATTTTTGAGTGCCGGCTTTTTTGAAAGCATTTGCCAGGCATTACGGGATATGCGCCCCTTTTTAGATTATATGAGCGAGGCGCTGGTGACTGATATTAATGGGGTGATTGATTAG
- a CDS encoding alpha-ketoglutarate-dependent dioxygenase AlkB family protein, protein MEQLCFFPDAGQSKGLPTHLLDYRPGLFSEQESDSLLQKFIAETPWKQRMQRIYDKDVITPRLTAWYGDPEVYDYASLTQSTPNYWTPELLMIKNKIEPLAGIQFNSVLLNYYRDGNDSVAWHSDSEDVLGKNPVIASVSFGQVRSFDIRSKQHHHEKYSVRLEHGSFLLMKTGLQEHWEHRIAKSVKPMKARVNLTFRVVI, encoded by the coding sequence ATGGAACAGCTATGTTTTTTTCCCGATGCCGGGCAAAGTAAGGGCCTGCCCACCCATTTATTAGATTACCGCCCCGGCCTTTTTAGTGAGCAGGAAAGCGACAGCCTGCTCCAAAAGTTTATTGCCGAAACTCCCTGGAAACAGCGCATGCAAAGGATTTATGATAAAGACGTGATTACCCCACGCCTCACCGCCTGGTACGGCGACCCGGAGGTTTATGATTATGCTTCCCTAACCCAAAGCACACCCAATTACTGGACGCCCGAACTGCTGATGATTAAAAATAAAATAGAACCATTGGCCGGCATCCAATTCAACAGCGTATTGCTCAATTATTACCGCGATGGCAACGACTCGGTAGCCTGGCACAGCGACAGCGAAGATGTACTGGGTAAAAACCCCGTCATTGCATCGGTAAGTTTTGGGCAGGTACGCAGCTTTGATATCCGCAGCAAACAGCATCACCATGAAAAATATTCTGTACGGCTGGAGCATGGCTCATTTTTGCTGATGAAGACCGGCCTGCAGGAGCATTGGGAACACCGCATAGCAAAATCGGTAAAACCGATGAAGGCCAGGGTTAATTTGACGTTTAGGGTGGTAATATGA
- a CDS encoding Y-family DNA polymerase: protein MPKRYMSIWFRHLTTDWLTLKQPELKDVPFVFAIKDHGRMLITATNRAAEVHGVKAGMVAADAKAIIVGLQVIDEQPDRAAKLLHALGEWCIRYTPTIAIDLPDGLILDVSGCTHLWGGEREYLKTIVLKLRSKGYDARAAMADSIGAAWAIARFGRLSPIIESYGQATALLPLPPVALRLEPVITERLQKLGLRTIGSFIRMPRSVLRRRFGEHLLLRLNQALGNENEPMQLLQPVEPYQERLPCMEPINTATGIEIAIRRLLESICKRLQQDGKGLRTGVLRCYRVDGKVEQVQIGTNRASHHVEHLFKLFELKIATIEPALGIELFVLDAPKVDDADPVQERLWGEVGGLDDTGVAELLDRIAGKINTNVIHRYLPDEHYWPERSVRKAATILEKPTTAWRISRPRPTQLLARPQPVHVTSLVPDYPPMLFIYQDKVHNIKKADGPERIEREWWLENGERRDYYHVEDMDGKRYWIFRLGAYVAGETNQWFIHGFFA from the coding sequence ATGCCTAAACGGTACATGTCCATATGGTTCCGTCATTTAACTACCGACTGGCTTACCTTGAAGCAGCCGGAGCTGAAAGATGTGCCTTTTGTTTTTGCGATAAAAGATCACGGCCGTATGCTAATAACCGCCACCAACCGTGCCGCCGAAGTGCATGGAGTAAAAGCAGGCATGGTTGCTGCCGATGCCAAAGCCATAATAGTTGGCCTGCAGGTGATAGATGAACAACCTGATAGGGCCGCCAAATTATTACATGCCTTAGGCGAGTGGTGCATCCGCTATACGCCCACCATCGCCATTGATTTGCCCGATGGGCTGATCCTTGATGTATCCGGCTGTACCCATCTTTGGGGCGGCGAGCGGGAATACCTGAAAACTATTGTGTTGAAATTACGGAGCAAGGGCTACGATGCCCGCGCCGCCATGGCCGATAGCATTGGCGCGGCCTGGGCCATTGCGCGTTTTGGCAGGCTGAGCCCCATTATTGAAAGTTATGGGCAGGCAACGGCATTGCTGCCGCTACCGCCGGTGGCCTTGCGGCTGGAGCCGGTTATTACCGAACGTTTGCAAAAACTGGGGCTGCGTACCATCGGCAGTTTTATCCGCATGCCACGGTCGGTACTGCGCCGCCGGTTTGGGGAGCATTTGCTGCTACGACTTAACCAGGCTTTGGGCAACGAGAATGAACCGATGCAATTATTACAGCCCGTTGAACCCTACCAGGAACGCCTGCCCTGCATGGAACCCATCAATACCGCCACCGGGATAGAGATAGCGATCAGGCGGTTACTGGAAAGTATATGTAAACGGCTGCAACAGGATGGCAAAGGGTTACGAACGGGTGTACTGAGGTGCTACCGGGTGGATGGTAAGGTAGAGCAGGTACAGATAGGCACCAACCGGGCATCGCACCATGTGGAGCACCTTTTTAAATTATTCGAGCTTAAAATAGCCACGATAGAGCCTGCCCTGGGTATCGAGCTTTTTGTACTGGATGCCCCCAAAGTAGATGATGCCGATCCGGTACAGGAGCGCCTTTGGGGCGAGGTTGGCGGCCTGGATGATACAGGAGTAGCCGAGCTGCTGGACAGGATTGCCGGTAAAATAAATACCAATGTTATTCACCGTTACCTGCCTGATGAGCATTACTGGCCCGAGCGATCTGTCAGAAAAGCGGCTACTATACTGGAGAAACCAACTACCGCCTGGCGCATCAGCAGGCCGCGTCCCACACAGCTTTTGGCCCGGCCGCAGCCTGTACATGTAACTTCGCTGGTGCCCGATTATCCCCCCATGCTTTTTATTTACCAGGATAAGGTGCACAACATTAAAAAGGCAGATGGCCCTGAACGCATTGAGCGCGAATGGTGGCTTGAAAACGGCGAACGCCGTGATTATTACCATGTTGAAGATATGGATGGCAAGCGTTACTGGATCTTTCGCCTGGGGGCCTATGTGGCCGGTGAAACAAATCAATGGTTTATTCATGGCTTTTTTGCATAG
- a CDS encoding error-prone DNA polymerase, giving the protein MEYTELQVTSNFSFLRGGSHPAELVEAAVKLGYTAIALTDRNTVAGVVRGYAATKDTGIRFIPACRLDLVDGPSLLAYPTDITAWGRLCALLTKGNLRIEKGQCELYKNDVFEHAGSIKFIVIPPDELNSRFDFDDSFKQELKEYQAALGNDLYIAATRSYHGDDAKRFYRLSQLTIPMVATNDVHYHEAERRELQDIVTCVREKCTIHNAGFRLHANAERHLKPIEEMERLFKQYPDALARSQEIANACHFSLDTLKYLEPEWISPDGRTADEHLASHTWAGAKKMFTDAEFELQKKQIQFELDFFKKRKLAPYFLRIFEYTQKAEELKILHQGRGSAANCAVCFCLGITPVNPAKSNLLFSRFMSDSREEWPDVDVDFEHERREEIIQWIYETYGREHAAIVATVTQERHKGAIRDVGKAMGISVDTINRLSGAIRDFSDDDFDRECIIAQGLNPDDPLLKKVLQLTEELMGFPRQLGQHTGGFVITQCKLSDLCPVMNARMEDRTQLEWNKDDLEDLGILKVDVLALGMLTCIRKAFDLVKQHYGEELTLANVPQDDPAVYEMICHADTLGVFQIESRAQMSMLPRLKPRVFYDLVIEVAIVRPGPIQGDMVHPYLRRRDGIDKVEYPSEELKKILERTKGVPLFQEQAMEIAMVAANFTAAEADQLRRSMATFKAKGLVSNFRDKLVAGMMGKGYTEDFARRIFKQLEGFGSYGFPESHATSFAHLVYISSWLKWYYPDVFAASLLNSQPMGFYQPAQIVIDAERHGVVVRPADVNHSMWDNTLEEKDGKFCAVRLGFRQVNGLREDDMQALIAGRGGGYTSISRLSDAGVPQAAIEKLTDADAFRSLKLDRREALWEVPALNDKPIGLFAGQPSESAMEAQVTLPLMSQAEHVVQDYASTGLSLKAHPVSFVREKLDLLKVTPTGQLVNLKDGDAVKVTGLVTVRQRPGTAKGILFITIEDETGFANLVAFEKVFDKYRKEILQSRLLMVEGKLQIEGLVIHVIAHRFFNLSPLLRGLTAANTEDLPVLTLSRSDEITSPVTPVKEVFHKGRNFK; this is encoded by the coding sequence ATGGAGTATACGGAATTACAGGTTACCAGCAATTTTAGCTTCCTGCGCGGCGGATCGCATCCTGCCGAGCTGGTTGAGGCCGCAGTTAAGCTGGGTTATACTGCCATTGCCCTTACTGACCGTAATACCGTGGCCGGTGTGGTGCGTGGGTATGCCGCTACAAAAGATACAGGTATCCGTTTTATCCCCGCCTGCCGGCTCGATTTGGTTGATGGTCCCAGTCTGCTGGCTTATCCTACCGATATTACAGCCTGGGGGCGTTTGTGCGCTTTGCTAACCAAGGGTAACCTGCGTATCGAAAAAGGGCAATGCGAATTGTATAAAAACGATGTGTTTGAGCATGCCGGAAGCATTAAATTTATAGTGATCCCTCCTGATGAATTAAATTCCCGGTTCGATTTTGACGATTCATTTAAGCAGGAGTTAAAGGAATACCAAGCTGCATTGGGTAATGATTTGTATATAGCCGCAACGCGCTCATACCATGGCGATGATGCTAAACGCTTTTACCGGCTTTCGCAATTAACTATCCCTATGGTGGCTACCAATGATGTGCATTATCATGAGGCCGAAAGACGCGAGTTACAGGATATAGTAACCTGTGTACGCGAAAAGTGCACCATTCATAACGCCGGTTTCCGGCTGCATGCCAATGCTGAAAGACACCTGAAACCTATTGAAGAGATGGAACGCTTGTTTAAGCAATACCCTGATGCTTTGGCACGTAGCCAGGAAATTGCCAATGCCTGTCATTTTTCGTTAGATACTTTAAAATACCTGGAGCCGGAGTGGATTAGTCCCGATGGGCGCACGGCAGATGAGCACCTGGCATCACATACCTGGGCCGGTGCCAAAAAAATGTTTACCGATGCGGAATTTGAATTACAAAAGAAACAGATTCAGTTTGAGCTTGATTTTTTTAAGAAGCGAAAACTGGCCCCTTATTTTTTACGGATTTTTGAATATACCCAAAAGGCCGAGGAGTTGAAAATTCTGCACCAGGGAAGGGGCTCGGCGGCAAATTGCGCGGTTTGTTTTTGCCTGGGGATAACTCCCGTTAATCCTGCTAAATCTAACTTGTTGTTTTCACGCTTTATGTCCGATTCGCGGGAGGAATGGCCCGATGTGGATGTTGATTTTGAACATGAGCGCCGGGAGGAAATTATTCAATGGATATATGAAACCTATGGAAGGGAACATGCGGCTATTGTTGCCACGGTTACACAGGAGCGGCATAAAGGCGCAATCCGCGATGTGGGTAAGGCTATGGGTATTTCGGTAGATACCATTAACAGGCTTTCGGGCGCTATCCGTGACTTTTCGGATGATGATTTTGACCGTGAGTGTATTATTGCACAGGGGCTGAACCCTGATGATCCGCTCTTGAAAAAAGTACTGCAACTAACCGAAGAACTGATGGGCTTTCCCCGACAGTTGGGGCAGCATACCGGCGGTTTTGTGATTACCCAATGCAAGCTTTCAGACCTTTGCCCCGTAATGAATGCCCGCATGGAAGACCGCACCCAACTGGAATGGAATAAAGATGACCTGGAAGATTTGGGCATTTTAAAGGTAGATGTACTGGCTTTGGGTATGCTTACCTGCATTCGCAAGGCGTTTGACCTGGTTAAGCAGCATTATGGGGAAGAGCTGACCCTGGCAAACGTGCCGCAAGACGACCCGGCGGTATATGAAATGATTTGCCATGCCGATACACTCGGCGTTTTCCAGATAGAAAGTCGCGCACAAATGTCAATGCTGCCGCGATTGAAACCAAGGGTATTTTATGACCTGGTGATAGAAGTAGCCATTGTACGCCCCGGCCCCATACAGGGCGATATGGTGCACCCTTATTTACGCAGGCGCGATGGGATAGATAAAGTTGAATATCCTTCGGAAGAATTAAAAAAAATACTGGAACGAACAAAAGGTGTTCCCTTATTCCAGGAGCAAGCTATGGAGATTGCCATGGTGGCGGCAAATTTCACCGCTGCCGAAGCCGACCAGTTACGCCGCAGTATGGCTACGTTTAAGGCCAAAGGATTAGTAAGTAACTTTCGTGATAAACTGGTGGCCGGTATGATGGGTAAAGGCTATACCGAAGATTTTGCCAGGCGTATTTTTAAGCAGTTGGAGGGCTTTGGCAGCTATGGCTTCCCCGAAAGCCATGCTACTTCATTTGCCCATTTGGTATACATCTCATCATGGCTTAAGTGGTATTATCCGGATGTATTTGCAGCATCGTTGCTTAACAGCCAGCCTATGGGTTTTTACCAGCCGGCGCAGATAGTGATAGATGCCGAAAGGCATGGGGTAGTTGTACGCCCGGCAGATGTAAACCACTCTATGTGGGATAACACACTCGAAGAAAAAGATGGTAAGTTTTGTGCCGTACGTTTGGGCTTCAGGCAGGTGAACGGCCTGCGTGAGGACGACATGCAGGCGCTGATAGCCGGTCGCGGGGGCGGTTATACCAGCATTAGCCGGTTAAGCGATGCCGGTGTGCCACAAGCGGCTATTGAAAAGCTTACCGATGCCGATGCCTTCCGTTCCCTGAAACTTGATCGCCGCGAAGCTTTATGGGAAGTACCCGCGTTGAATGATAAACCCATCGGCCTGTTTGCCGGCCAGCCATCCGAAAGCGCGATGGAAGCCCAGGTTACGTTACCCTTAATGAGCCAGGCCGAGCATGTGGTACAGGATTATGCATCTACCGGTTTATCATTAAAAGCGCATCCCGTTAGTTTTGTACGTGAGAAGCTTGATTTATTGAAAGTAACCCCCACGGGCCAACTGGTAAATTTAAAAGATGGCGATGCCGTTAAAGTTACCGGCCTGGTAACAGTACGTCAGCGCCCCGGTACGGCCAAAGGCATTTTGTTTATAACGATTGAAGACGAAACCGGGTTTGCCAACCTGGTGGCTTTTGAAAAGGTATTTGATAAATATCGTAAAGAGATCTTACAATCGCGCCTGCTGATGGTAGAGGGTAAATTGCAGATAGAGGGTTTGGTGATCCACGTGATAGCGCACCGGTTTTTTAACCTGTCACCCTTATTGCGTGGCCTTACCGCCGCCAATACCGAAGATTTGCCGGTATTAACCTTATCGCGCAGCGATGAGATAACCTCGCCGGTTACGCCGGTCAAGGAGGTTTTTCACAAAGGCAGGAATTTTAAATAG
- a CDS encoding ImuA family protein, translating to MEAKKDIISQLKKDILLWEGFKAPIAGADDSFGLGPIEAAFPNGIFPVGAVHEFLTTEPEHAAATNGFIGGILAQLMRNNGVCLWISKARTVFPPALKVFGVPPERVIFIDLQREKDLLWATEEALKCDGLAAVIAELPGINFTQSRRLQLAVESSKVTGFVLRTDAKKLSTTACVSRWQITHLPSELEDGLPGVGFPRWQVELLKVRNGNPGCWQVEWVAGSFTLVVEEKAVTEIAYHQYA from the coding sequence ATGGAAGCAAAAAAGGATATTATCAGCCAGCTGAAAAAAGATATTTTATTGTGGGAGGGCTTTAAAGCGCCCATTGCCGGGGCCGACGATAGCTTTGGCCTGGGGCCTATTGAGGCTGCTTTTCCAAATGGGATTTTCCCGGTAGGGGCAGTGCATGAGTTTTTAACTACCGAGCCGGAGCATGCCGCGGCTACCAACGGCTTTATTGGCGGCATACTGGCCCAACTGATGCGTAACAATGGGGTTTGTTTGTGGATAAGCAAAGCGCGTACGGTTTTCCCGCCCGCGCTTAAGGTATTTGGAGTACCGCCCGAGCGGGTGATATTTATAGACCTGCAGCGCGAAAAAGATTTGCTTTGGGCAACCGAAGAAGCCCTGAAATGCGATGGCCTGGCAGCCGTTATTGCCGAATTGCCGGGCATCAACTTTACCCAGTCGCGCCGTTTGCAGCTGGCGGTTGAAAGTAGTAAGGTTACCGGCTTTGTTTTACGCACCGATGCTAAAAAGCTAAGTACCACCGCCTGTGTATCCCGCTGGCAAATAACGCACCTGCCCAGCGAGTTGGAAGATGGTTTACCCGGCGTAGGCTTCCCGCGCTGGCAGGTGGAACTTTTAAAGGTGCGTAACGGCAACCCCGGCTGCTGGCAGGTGGAATGGGTGGCCGGCAGCTTTACGCTGGTTGTTGAAGAGAAGGCGGTAACAGAAATAGCATACCATCAATATGCCTAA
- a CDS encoding VOC family protein: MKIESVIPVLYSDDVSRSLAYYTQVLGFEEQWTWDDIPTFGGVLVGNTTIFFCKGNQGHAGTWLCLNVDNVDEYYAAIKEKGAVILSPPEDKPWFMREMLVKDPDGHILRVGHNIECD, from the coding sequence ATGAAAATAGAATCCGTTATCCCCGTGCTTTATTCCGACGATGTTTCGCGCAGCCTGGCTTATTATACCCAGGTATTGGGCTTTGAAGAACAGTGGACATGGGACGATATCCCTACATTTGGAGGTGTACTGGTTGGCAATACCACCATCTTTTTTTGCAAAGGCAACCAGGGCCATGCCGGAACATGGCTTTGCCTCAATGTTGATAATGTGGATGAATATTATGCAGCTATTAAAGAAAAAGGCGCTGTAATTTTATCGCCCCCCGAAGATAAACCCTGGTTTATGCGCGAGATGCTGGTAAAAGATCCCGATGGGCACATTTTGCGGGTAGGCCACAATATTGAGTGCGATTAG
- a CDS encoding VOC family protein has protein sequence MASQTTKSQNITQAVPFFMITEMERSLHFYVEGLGFTLVNQWVPKDKIEWCWLQRGGGALMLQTLHKDMPVRGLGVSVCFQCQDALALYHEFVEHGLKPNEPFVGNNMWVVTIKDPDGYNLDFESPTDVPEETKYSDWSKSNNTV, from the coding sequence ATGGCCAGTCAAACCACCAAATCCCAAAACATTACACAAGCGGTACCTTTTTTCATGATTACCGAAATGGAACGCTCATTACACTTTTATGTGGAAGGATTAGGCTTTACGCTGGTTAATCAATGGGTACCAAAAGATAAAATAGAATGGTGCTGGCTTCAGCGCGGCGGCGGTGCCCTTATGCTGCAAACCCTGCATAAGGACATGCCCGTGCGCGGTTTGGGGGTATCTGTTTGCTTTCAGTGCCAGGATGCGCTGGCATTGTATCACGAGTTTGTGGAACATGGTCTTAAACCCAATGAGCCTTTTGTTGGAAACAATATGTGGGTAGTTACCATAAAGGATCCCGACGGCTATAACCTGGATTTTGAAAGCCCGACAGACGTACCGGAGGAGACTAAATATTCGGACTGGAGCAAGAGTAATAACACGGTATGA
- a CDS encoding metallophosphoesterase: MKKRVLAIVLLWLIIDVYFFAAVQTLTANTTVYLAYWLFDGLLGATIVLSAFTGKTKVISWLMALMLLSFVPKLIGSIVLLLEDVTRLFRGFPPHSVGVSQFVLIIAGVFFLLLLFGVTRGRHYYKVRRETLYFPDLPEEFDGFTITQLSDIHSGSFSDAEGVQKGLDLVNAQQSDMILFTGDLVNNHAAEMDPWIPAFAKLEAPYGKYSVLGNHDYGDYMRWDNVNDKHDNLVRLKNVHKEIGFRLLLNESLTIDKNGESLALIGVENWGKGGFHKYGDLEKAAARVPDDAFKVLMSHDPSHWDAVTMGHHQHVHLTLSGHTHGAQFGFELFGFKWSPIKYVYKQWAGLYEQSGKYLYVNRGFGFLGLKGRIGIWPEIAVLTLRRK, from the coding sequence ATGAAGAAAAGAGTACTTGCCATTGTATTGCTATGGCTTATTATTGATGTTTATTTTTTTGCGGCGGTACAAACGCTTACCGCCAATACAACGGTTTACCTGGCCTACTGGCTTTTTGATGGCTTGCTGGGCGCCACTATCGTTTTAAGCGCCTTTACCGGTAAAACCAAAGTTATATCGTGGTTAATGGCATTAATGCTGTTATCATTTGTGCCTAAACTTATTGGCAGCATTGTTTTATTACTGGAAGATGTTACGCGCCTGTTCCGTGGCTTTCCGCCGCATAGCGTGGGCGTAAGCCAGTTTGTGCTCATCATAGCCGGGGTGTTTTTCCTGCTGCTGTTGTTTGGTGTTACCCGCGGCCGCCACTATTACAAAGTAAGGCGCGAGACGTTGTACTTCCCCGACCTGCCCGAAGAATTTGATGGTTTTACCATCACCCAGTTATCTGATATTCATTCCGGCAGTTTCAGCGATGCCGAGGGTGTGCAAAAAGGCCTCGACCTGGTGAACGCCCAACAGAGCGATATGATATTATTTACGGGCGACCTTGTAAATAACCACGCTGCCGAAATGGATCCCTGGATACCGGCCTTTGCCAAACTGGAAGCCCCTTATGGCAAATATTCGGTATTGGGCAACCATGATTATGGCGATTATATGCGCTGGGATAATGTGAACGATAAGCATGACAACCTTGTACGCCTGAAAAATGTGCATAAGGAAATAGGTTTCCGCCTGCTTTTAAACGAATCGTTAACTATTGATAAAAATGGCGAGTCGCTGGCGCTTATCGGCGTAGAGAACTGGGGCAAGGGCGGTTTCCACAAATATGGCGATTTGGAAAAAGCCGCCGCACGCGTGCCCGATGATGCATTTAAAGTACTGATGTCGCATGACCCATCGCATTGGGATGCGGTAACTATGGGGCATCACCAGCATGTTCACCTTACTTTATCCGGCCACACCCATGGTGCGCAATTTGGCTTTGAATTGTTTGGCTTTAAGTGGAGCCCCATTAAGTATGTGTACAAACAATGGGCGGGCCTGTATGAGCAAAGCGGCAAATATTTATACGTAAACCGTGGCTTCGGTTTCCTTGGGCTGAAAGGCCGTATAGGCATCTGGCCCGAAATTGCAGTGCTTACTTTAAGGCGTAAATAG